One genomic region from Shewanella aestuarii encodes:
- a CDS encoding flagellar protein FlaG has product MEIHHNSTASFLSQAEATKHGLHKEPLALSKESNEVTTLERTSTIQAVKETSESKENKDKQNDQELQQVAKDLTEMVSLMQKGLKFSVDEESGQQVIKVQDIASGDIIRQIPSEEALLLAEKLSEVSGILMKIEV; this is encoded by the coding sequence ATGGAAATTCATCATAATTCAACAGCCAGTTTTTTATCCCAAGCTGAGGCAACTAAGCATGGTTTGCATAAAGAACCCTTAGCATTGAGTAAAGAAAGCAATGAAGTAACGACACTTGAACGGACGTCAACAATTCAGGCTGTCAAAGAAACCAGTGAGTCAAAAGAAAATAAAGACAAGCAGAATGATCAAGAGTTACAGCAGGTCGCCAAAGATTTAACCGAGATGGTGTCCTTGATGCAAAAAGGGCTCAAATTTTCTGTTGATGAAGAGTCTGGGCAGCAGGTGATAAAAGTTCAAGATATTGCCTCAGGTGATATAATTAGGCAAATTCCCAGCGAAGAAGCGTTACTACTTGCTGAAAAATTAAGTGAAGTATCTGGCATTTTAATGAAAATTGAAGTTTAA
- the fliD gene encoding flagellar filament capping protein FliD — MALTATGIGSGLDISTIVKVLVDAEKIPKEAMFNKTEDAIKAKVSAVGTLKSELTKFQDALAKLQDGNTLNQRKVSTGDSDFFTATTTKSAKSGSYSIQVEQLAKAHKVGGAFATDAQQTVGAGRLDFTVGAEAFGVDIEAGDDLNAIANKINNATDNPGMTATVITSDGGSRLVFSSDVEGTESQISVNVTDTTGTGLSDMFNGTNLSELQPAENSIVYIDGQKVTSQTNTVAGAISGVSLDLTKADINQTSTLSITLDNEAVKENIKGFVDSYNALMTSIDKLSSYDADTKKASALQGDSIIRSLESQLRGIVSDRVDVNGETTALYEIGISTDRYGKLTIDNSKLDDIIANDMDKIEGLFATETSGLANQLDDLAENYVKTGGLIDDRNKTYTKQTSRLDDQREAFSLKMEQLEARLYKQFNTMDLIVAQLNQQSAGLYDRLNSLPGVVPQ; from the coding sequence ATGGCATTAACAGCAACGGGGATCGGTTCAGGCCTCGATATATCGACTATTGTTAAAGTACTGGTCGATGCCGAAAAAATCCCAAAAGAAGCAATGTTTAATAAAACCGAAGACGCGATTAAAGCTAAAGTGTCTGCTGTGGGTACGCTTAAAAGTGAATTGACTAAGTTTCAAGATGCACTTGCTAAATTACAAGATGGCAATACCCTAAATCAACGTAAAGTCTCTACTGGAGACAGTGATTTTTTTACCGCTACCACAACCAAATCAGCTAAATCTGGCAGTTATAGTATTCAGGTTGAACAATTAGCCAAGGCCCATAAAGTGGGAGGGGCCTTTGCAACCGATGCTCAGCAGACTGTGGGAGCAGGGCGGCTGGATTTTACCGTTGGCGCTGAAGCCTTTGGGGTAGATATTGAAGCGGGTGATGATCTGAATGCAATTGCCAATAAGATCAATAATGCAACCGATAACCCTGGAATGACAGCGACGGTAATTACCAGTGATGGTGGTAGCCGATTAGTATTTAGTTCTGATGTAGAAGGTACAGAGAGTCAAATTTCTGTCAATGTCACAGATACAACAGGCACAGGTTTGTCCGATATGTTCAATGGCACTAATTTATCTGAGCTACAGCCTGCTGAAAATTCAATAGTATATATAGATGGTCAAAAAGTGACTTCGCAAACCAATACCGTTGCGGGTGCCATTTCTGGTGTATCATTGGATTTAACAAAAGCTGATATTAATCAAACCTCTACACTGTCTATCACTTTAGATAACGAGGCGGTTAAGGAAAATATTAAAGGCTTTGTTGATTCTTATAATGCATTAATGACATCTATCGATAAATTATCTTCCTATGATGCTGACACCAAAAAAGCCTCTGCATTGCAGGGCGATTCTATTATTCGTTCACTAGAATCACAGTTAAGGGGAATTGTGAGTGATCGCGTTGATGTTAATGGTGAAACTACTGCATTGTATGAAATAGGTATTAGCACAGACCGATATGGCAAGTTGACTATTGATAACAGTAAGCTTGATGACATTATTGCCAATGATATGGATAAAATTGAAGGCTTGTTTGCCACAGAAACCTCAGGTCTTGCGAATCAGCTAGATGATCTTGCCGAAAACTATGTTAAAACTGGCGGCTTAATCGATGACAGAAACAAGACTTACACTAAGCAAACCTCTCGCTTAGATGATCAACGTGAAGCTTTCTCGTTAAAGATGGAACAATTAGAAGCAAGGCTGTACAAGCAATTTAATACCATGGATCTCATTGTGGCTCAGTTAAATCAACAGAGTGCAGGTTTATACGATAGACTTAATTCATTACCGGGTGTCGTACCTCAATAG
- a CDS encoding flagella biosynthesis chaperone for FliD, FliT translates to MSELDSINQLIINLFSEIESIPAENEKSDNLVSNLHELFQKRQLFIEKIINNELSVDEKALREQIDLTNQFSNRAQAISQNRKDLLSIGKSNKRKIQVYKTIDSDR, encoded by the coding sequence ATGTCTGAGCTTGATAGTATTAATCAGCTGATAATTAATTTGTTTAGTGAGATAGAATCAATACCAGCTGAAAACGAAAAGTCTGATAACTTGGTCTCAAATTTGCATGAGTTATTTCAGAAGCGTCAACTTTTTATTGAGAAAATTATTAATAATGAGTTGAGTGTCGATGAAAAAGCTCTACGTGAACAGATCGATTTAACAAATCAATTTTCTAATAGAGCCCAAGCAATATCGCAAAATAGAAAAGACTTATTAAGCATTGGTAAGTCAAATAAGCGAAAAATTCAGGTTTATAAGACCATTGATTCAGATAGGTAG
- the fliS gene encoding flagellar export chaperone FliS has translation MRSSLQSYRKVSLDSEIAVASPHRIIQMMFAGALERLAQSRFAIERNDLQNKALYIGKAIGLINGLNSSLNMDAGGEIASNLNDLYEFMLVKITEANINNDVQAIDDVTAVLRIIKEGWDAIPQDKHHLTSEAS, from the coding sequence ATGAGAAGTTCACTACAGTCATACCGAAAAGTATCTTTAGATAGTGAGATAGCTGTAGCGTCTCCACATCGCATTATCCAAATGATGTTTGCCGGAGCACTAGAGCGCTTAGCGCAAAGTCGATTCGCGATTGAGCGTAATGATCTTCAAAATAAAGCGCTTTATATTGGTAAAGCGATTGGCCTTATAAATGGTTTGAATAGTAGTTTGAACATGGATGCTGGTGGCGAGATCGCCAGCAACTTAAATGATTTATATGAGTTTATGCTGGTTAAGATCACTGAGGCTAACATTAATAATGATGTGCAGGCCATTGATGATGTCACTGCTGTATTAAGAATTATTAAGGAAGGTTGGGACGCTATCCCGCAAGACAAACACCATCTGACTTCAGAAGCGAGTTAA